In Lacrimispora indolis DSM 755, a genomic segment contains:
- a CDS encoding carbohydrate ABC transporter permease gives MKGDTYGKKKGIKIGTAALYGVLTVTVIACIYPFLNVLAYSLSGNAPVLSGRVTFYPIDFTLNAYKEILVKQTQIWSAMYVSVIVTILGSGLGLFLTVAAAYVLSDPTLKGGKFLTGIILFTMYFNGGIIPTFLVVKGIGLYDSIAGLVIPSAMNVFNFIVMRTFFRGMSKELKEAAYIDGASEMQVLFRIVLPLSAPIIATIGLFYAVSYWNDYFSALLYIQTPNKYTLQLRLRQLLFAGQLSQVSASSDNLGTAVMAESLKMASVIVSTVPIILVYPWLQKYFVKGVMVGSVKG, from the coding sequence ATGAAGGGGGATACCTACGGGAAAAAGAAAGGGATAAAGATCGGAACGGCGGCACTTTACGGGGTACTGACAGTTACGGTGATCGCCTGCATCTATCCTTTTTTAAATGTATTGGCTTACTCTTTGAGCGGAAATGCGCCTGTACTGTCAGGAAGAGTGACATTTTACCCCATAGATTTTACTTTAAATGCATATAAAGAAATTCTGGTAAAGCAGACACAGATCTGGAGCGCGATGTATGTTTCCGTCATCGTAACCATTCTGGGAAGCGGACTCGGACTGTTTTTAACCGTGGCGGCAGCCTATGTATTATCTGATCCCACCTTAAAGGGAGGGAAATTCTTAACCGGTATCATCCTCTTTACCATGTATTTTAACGGAGGAATTATACCTACCTTTTTGGTAGTGAAGGGAATTGGGCTCTATGACAGCATTGCCGGTCTGGTGATCCCGTCCGCCATGAATGTATTTAACTTTATTGTCATGAGAACCTTTTTCCGGGGAATGTCCAAGGAATTAAAGGAGGCAGCCTATATTGACGGCGCAAGTGAGATGCAGGTATTGTTCCGCATTGTCCTGCCTTTGTCTGCCCCCATTATTGCAACCATCGGACTGTTTTATGCAGTTTCCTACTGGAATGATTATTTCAGTGCCCTGCTGTATATTCAGACGCCGAATAAATATACGTTGCAGCTGCGGCTCAGACAGCTTTTGTTTGCAGGACAATTGAGCCAGGTATCTGCTTCATCGGACAATCTGGGGACTGCCGTTATGGCGGAGTCCTTAAAGATGGCCAGTGTCATAGTTTCAACCGTTCCGATCATTCTGGTATATCCATGGCTGCAGAAATATTTTGTAAAGGGTGTTATGGTCGGTTCGGTAAAAGGGTGA
- a CDS encoding ABC transporter permease, with amino-acid sequence MKGFEYVWKKKWSYLMLLFPVLYYIIFKYIPMGGLVMAFQDYNIFRGVFDSKFVGFSVFEKIFRDKQFWNVVRNTLMLNLLTLAMNFPLTIGLALLLNEVTNARFKKLSQSLLYLPHFISWVVVAGIAMNLFSVTSGTFNHMIKAAGGNPVPFLSSNGWWIFTYVICNVWKEIGWGTVIYLAALTGVDESLYEAAYLDGASKLKRIIHITIPMIKPVIITMLILSVSKMMSIGLDAPLLLGNTKVMGVSEVISTYIYRIGIEKAQYSQSTAVGLFQSVVNIIVLLAADKFAKKIGEEGII; translated from the coding sequence ATGAAGGGATTCGAGTATGTCTGGAAAAAGAAGTGGTCTTATCTGATGCTGCTTTTTCCTGTGCTGTATTATATCATTTTTAAGTACATTCCCATGGGAGGCCTGGTAATGGCTTTTCAGGACTACAATATCTTCCGTGGGGTGTTTGACAGCAAATTTGTGGGTTTTTCGGTATTTGAAAAGATTTTCAGGGACAAGCAGTTTTGGAATGTTGTCAGAAACACTCTTATGCTGAATCTGCTCACCCTGGCAATGAATTTTCCTCTTACCATAGGCTTGGCGCTGCTGCTCAATGAGGTTACCAATGCCCGTTTCAAAAAGCTGTCACAGTCTCTGCTGTATTTGCCTCACTTTATCTCCTGGGTGGTTGTAGCGGGAATCGCAATGAACCTTTTTTCAGTTACATCAGGAACTTTTAATCACATGATCAAGGCGGCAGGAGGAAATCCTGTTCCGTTTTTAAGCAGTAACGGCTGGTGGATATTTACCTATGTAATCTGCAATGTGTGGAAAGAAATCGGCTGGGGGACGGTGATCTATCTGGCGGCACTGACCGGAGTGGATGAAAGTCTTTATGAGGCTGCTTATCTGGATGGGGCTTCCAAGCTAAAACGGATTATACATATTACCATTCCAATGATCAAGCCTGTGATCATTACCATGCTGATTCTGTCAGTGAGCAAAATGATGTCCATTGGACTGGATGCGCCTCTGCTTCTCGGCAATACAAAGGTCATGGGGGTATCTGAGGTGATCAGTACTTATATCTACAGGATCGGTATTGAAAAAGCACAGTATTCCCAGTCAACAGCGGTCGGACTGTTCCAGTCGGTTGTCAATATCATTGTTTTGCTTGCAGCTGATAAGTTTGCAAAGAAGATCGGGGAAGAAGGGATCATATAG